In the Pogona vitticeps strain Pit_001003342236 chromosome 2, PviZW2.1, whole genome shotgun sequence genome, cttggctaacaacaaggccagtggaggtgatggcattccagtggaactatttaaaatcttaaaagatgacactgttaaggtgctacattcaatatgccagcaagttcggaaaactcaacagtggccagaggactggaaacgatcagtctacatcccaatcccaaagaagggcagtgccaaagaatgctccaactaccgtacaattgcactcatttcacacgctagcaaggttatgctcaaaatcctccaaggcaggcttcagcagtatgtggaccgagaactcccagaagtacaagctggatttcgaaggggcagaggaactcgagaccaaattgctaacatgcactggattatggagagagccagaaagttccagaaaaacatctacttctgcttcattgactatgcaaaagcctttgactgtgtggaccacagcaaactatggcaagtacttaaagaaatgggagtgcctgaccaccttatctatctcttgagaaacgtatatgtgggacaggaagcagcagttagaactggatatggaacgactgattggttcaaaattgggaaagaagtatgacaaggctgtatattgtcccccagtttattgaaattatatgcagaatacatcaagcgaaaggcaggactagaggaatcctaggccggaattaagattgtcagaagaaatatcaacaacctccgatatgcagatgatgccattctgatggcagaaagtgaggaggaattaaagaacttcttaatgagggtgaaagaggagagtgcaaaaaacggtctgaagctcaacatcaaaataaattaagatcatggctactggtcccatcacctcctggcaaatagaaggggaagatatggcggcagtgatagatgttactttcttgggctccatgatcactgcatatggggacagcagccacgaaattaaaagacacctgcttcttcggaggagagcgatgacaaaccttgacaaagcaaagacgtcaccttgccaacaaaagttcgaatagtcaaaactatggcttttccagtagcaatgtatggacgtgagagctggaccataaagaaggctgaccgtcaaagaattgatgctttcgaattgtggtgctgtaggagactcttgagagtcccctggactgcaaggagaacaaagctatccattctaaaggaaatcaaccctgagtgctcactggaaggacaaatcctgaagctgaagctccaatactttggccatctcatgagaagagaagactctctggaaaagaccctgatgttaggagaaggggacgacagaggatgagatggttggacagtgtcaccaaagctaccaacatgaatctgaccaactccgggaggcagtggaagacaggaaggcctggagtgctctggtccatggggtcacgaagagtaggacacgactaaatgactaaacaacaacaactaagccaagtctttaaatgactcttaaaaaacacccagcgagggtgccagggtgatttccgatggcaaggtgttccatagtcgaggggccactgccaagaaggcccggtttcttgttctttccttccgggcctctctcagcattaggTCCTTCAGCCGTCTTtcttggctagaatgagtgactcgggtagatctaggtgggagaaggcattccgccatGTATCTAGGTCCTTTAAGACTGATGGGGATTTGAAAAGGATGCATAGTAGGAAGGCTTTTTCTGCACAGCTAGCTCAGGCCATCATGGCAACACAGCTCACTGCACTGCAGCTTCATGACTCAGCAGGTATGTACATGTGCTGCGCATGCCATGCAGGCCGGCAAGGCAGTTGCACCGCAAGACAAGATTGTGTGATGAGATTTTTACCTAACCACTAGATCtgcaggtaaagataaaggtaaaggtaaaggtaaaggttccccttgaccatttttgtccagtcgtgttcgactctagggggcggtgctcatccccatttccaagccacagagccagcgttttgtccaaagacaatcttccatggtcacatggccagtgcgacttagacacggaacactgttaccttcccaccgaggtggtccctatttatctactagcatttgcatgctttcaaactgctaggttggcgggagctgggacaagcgatgggcgctcactccatcgcgtggattcgatcttacgactgcttggtcttctaaccctgcagcacaggcttctgtgatttagcccgcagcgccaccacgtccctaagatCTGCAGAGCCACCTCAAAAAGTAGGTGAGTCCTCTTGAAGaaaaaagcagggtataaatattttaaacaaataaaaggtgtatttctatttaaaggcAGGTTCATTGCTTAGCTAGCAACAGGGTTTGCAGTACTTTGTTGTATTAATTACACTGTTTTTTATTCCATGACCTTTTTATTCAGATAGTCATGTTAATGGGGTGATAcagaagtgaaaataataaaataaaaggaaagacaTCAGAAAGGTCCTAGATTCTTCTTAACAGAATTCTTTTCAgcaggttaattttttttcttgccacctCACTTTCTAAAAGGAGCCTTGGAAGTACGAGATGCAATGACCATCGAAACAAGTCAGTTATAATGTTATGGCCTCAGTAGACaccatttcatttctttcatttccaggccTATCATGGAATTAGaactttctcattttttccttccaCCGTTATGATGTCACTCTGCTCTGGTCATGTCATGAATAATCGCCATGGTGATATTGTCTTGTGTACGCTTAGGAGGACCCCTCCTTTCACATGGAGGCTGCTGTGCTggtgctttgttttccttttgcgtCAGGGCTGAGTGAGATAGCGACTAAATAATCCCCTCACCATGAAGAAGCACCACAGCCCTTGTTCAGTGGGCCGTAGGCCTGCCTCTGCAGGCCCTCCTTCAACCCCTCCCTCAGGCCGATCAAGCTCAGCAAGCCCATCAGACAAATACAAGGATTATGCTGCTGTCGTAATAGACACAGGCACCGGGTACACAAAAAGTGGCCTTGCCGGAGATGAGAAGCCGAGGTCCTTTCTGCCAACTCTGGTGGGAGTGCCCCGATACAGGACAAAGGAAAGCCCATTGTATTACATTGGGAAGAACATCCCCCAACAGCGTTCAGAGGTGAGCACCCGTGTGGTAATGACTCACGGTGTGGTGACAGACTGGGATGCCCTCGAGATGCTTTGGCACCATGTCTTCTACACAGAGCTCACTGTGTGTCCTGAAGAACTACCTGTCCTGGTCACCGATGCCCCCCTGAGCCCAACCACCAACCGTGAGAAAATGGCAGAGCTGCTCTTTGAGAACTTTGAGGTGCCCGCCATGTTTGTGGTCCACCAGTCCCTCTTGTCTGTGTATTCCTACGGGCGCATAGGCGGGCTGGTGATTGGCTCTGGCCATGGGACTTCCTACACAGCTCCTGTTCACAATGGTTACGTCATGCCTGATGCTACCTACCGACTGGACATTGCAGGCAGTGCCCTGACTGAATTCCTGGCCAAGCTGATGGGGGAATCTGGGAACCCTTTTCTCAAGGAGGAAATGGAGGAGGTGTGTCAAATCAAGGAGAAACATGGCTACGTTGCTGAGGAATATGAGTCTGAGCTGAATGCAGATGAGAAGAAATATCTCATAGAGTACACCCTTCCTGACCGCCAAGTCATCTCCATTGGCAGCGAACGCTTCCGCTGCCCAGAGGTCCTTTTCAATCCTACCATGCTGGGCTTCCCAGAGGTAGGGCTTCATGTCCAAGCCATTAACAGTGTCAGAAAATGTAAGCCGGAGTGGCAAGAAGAACTGCTTTCCAATGTGCTGCTGGCTGGTGGCTCAACCATGCTTCGCGGCTTCTCTGAGAGGATTAAGAAGGAGTTGCAAAAAATTGAGCCAGCAAGCAAGGTGGGCATCCTGGCTTCTCCCACCCGCATCTTCTCAGCCTGGTTGGGAGGCTCCATTGTGGCTTCGCTCAACTCTTTCCAAAATATATGGATTAACCGGCAGGAATACAATGAAAAGGGGTCTTTTGTTGTCCACCGGCATCGCTTCTGAATCAGCCCTGATTGTACACACCAAGGTGGTATGTACATATAGTACATGTAATGTATTAAAAAGGTGATCGTGGCAAGCAAAACATGTCTTTTAATTACAGAGGAACGGGGTAATCTTTCTCAAATAATTATATCCACGCACCCCATTCATTCCTTTTCCCCTACAGAATGCTCTCCtgattcccacacacacacacttcttacAATAGTTGAGGAAATGCTTTGTCACCATTATTTTAGGTTCTCCCCAAACCTTACTATAAAATCTATGGACTTCTTGCCCACACTGTGAAACAACAGCCACACAATTTTGCATGCTGCGTACACAGCACTGGTCCTGAGAATAATCCAACATGCAAAATTACACAGATGTCAGAAGCTGAGATAAAGGTGGGAGAGGTCATGTTTTGAGAAGGTGGGCCAGAAATGAAATCACTGGAGACTGCATGTGGATCCTCCTGGCGAACAGCAGGCCTAATAAATGCCCCTCCTGTTAACAAATGAGTGGGAGGCACTTAGGGAAATACATATGGTGAAATCTAACATTGTGGCAAGGGGTGACATTCTTCTGGCAGGAGCGTATCAGCAAGTCATGAGAGAAAGGCTCCAACAGAAATGAAGaacctttgttgtttagtcatttagtcgtgtccgacccttcgtgaccccatggaccagagcatgccagaccctcctgtcttccactgcctcccggagttgtgtcaaattcatgttggttgcttcgatgacactgtccaaccatctcatcctctgtcgtccccttctcctcttgccttcacactttcccaacatcaggggcttttccagggagtcttctcatgagatgcccaaagtattggagcttcagcttcaggatctgtccttccagtgagcactcaaggttgattttcttcagaatggataggtttgttctccttgcaatccaggggactctcaagagcctcttccagcaccagaattcaaaagcatcaattctttcacggtcagccttctttatggtccagctctaacttccatacatcgctactggaaaaaccatagctttgactatgcagacctttgtcagcgaggtgatatctctgctttttaagatgctatctaggtttgtcattgctttcctcccaagaagcaggcatcttttaatttcgtggctgctgtcacatctgcagtgatcatggagcccaagaaagtaacatctatcactgccgccatatcttccccttctatttgccaggaggtgatgggaccagtgcccatgatcttaatttttttgatgttgaacctcaggccattttttttgcactctcctttttcacctttTTCCCTCTTGATTTTAGACTACAGATCCCACTCTCCATTATTGTTGGCAATGCTGCCTAGtgttgctgggagttgtagttgaagacATGTAAGGCATTAAACCTTTGGCACTCCTGGGCTATAAAGATGGTCCCACAGTGGAGTGACGGGACAGTCTCCTTCCAAAATACAACCTCTGTTTAGTTAGCTAGCATCCCTCTCCACCGTGTTTGCACCACCTAAACACTGCTAAAGCTAAGATACAATTCCTAGCTATCTCATAATAACCAGTAATCGTGGGGCCATAGAAAAACTATCATCCCTTTAGGGGGAGAGATGCAAGGTAATCTAAGCATGTCTCCTATTCCTGACAATACCATGCCAAGAACTTCAGAGATGGTCTTTCTCCTCACAGAACTGGGAACTAATTCTGCTTCTTTTGCCCTGTCTCCATGACAATCTATGTAATTACCACTGGTGGACTATTTGTTGCCATGGCAAATTTAAATGCACACTGatccttgtgtgtgtgcgcgtgtgcgatGCTATGAGTCATTGGCTGAGCTGCCAGTCACCCAGCTGGGTCTTGAGCATGCTATCTCTTGTTTCTCTCCAGAGGGAAGGGGCTGATCAGCTGTGGCTGCTTCCATGGGATCGCCT is a window encoding:
- the LOC110077949 gene encoding actin-3: MKKHHSPCSVGRRPASAGPPSTPPSGRSSSASPSDKYKDYAAVVIDTGTGYTKSGLAGDEKPRSFLPTLVGVPRYRTKESPLYYIGKNIPQQRSEVSTRVVMTHGVVTDWDALEMLWHHVFYTELTVCPEELPVLVTDAPLSPTTNREKMAELLFENFEVPAMFVVHQSLLSVYSYGRIGGLVIGSGHGTSYTAPVHNGYVMPDATYRLDIAGSALTEFLAKLMGESGNPFLKEEMEEVCQIKEKHGYVAEEYESELNADEKKYLIEYTLPDRQVISIGSERFRCPEVLFNPTMLGFPEVGLHVQAINSVRKCKPEWQEELLSNVLLAGGSTMLRGFSERIKKELQKIEPASKVGILASPTRIFSAWLGGSIVASLNSFQNIWINRQEYNEKGSFVVHRHRF